The Lolium rigidum isolate FL_2022 chromosome 2, APGP_CSIRO_Lrig_0.1, whole genome shotgun sequence genomic interval AAGCCTTGCATCAAGTCCTTTCAGGGCTGCAAGCTTGCTGCTGACCTTCATTAGCAGATTAAAAATTACGGTCATGGTATACATAAAGAAAGCTACAAATTGTACCCTCCTGTCTTAATTGTATACCTCTGTTGCAAGTGTGCTTATCGTTGTGTCTTTCACATCCCTCAGAAGGTGCTCAACTCCTGAAGAGAGCATAAAGCATACATCAGCTAACAGTCAGAAGTGAACTAAAAAGGTGATCATATTTTTGCACAGAGTGAAATAGCCAAATGAATTATAACACATAAGTGCCACAGATGATGCCCCTTTCTCATACAATTTCAATCAAACAAGTCTTACCGATCTCCTCGACTTCATGAGCAGCAATTTCTGAAGGCACGTGGACAAACACCTTTTGACTTTTCTGAGTAGCATTCTGCACAGGACAGCCGAATACATTAGTGAAGCTGAACAAGCAAACATAAACCTCCAACTTCTTAGATCACACACCCACCTCTTTAACCTCTTCTACAGCGTAGTATGCTTTTGTGGGTATTCCCAATTCCTTGGGTTGAACATCGATAATCACCAGGACAGGATTAGGAACATAGCTACACGATGCAAAGCAAGAATCAAAATTAACTGTATTGATAGTAAGTACCATAGGGAATACAAGACATGCATCCTAGGAAACAAAATAGATAGTTTAAAGGGGGTAAAACACAATGATACTTCCATCAGCAAACTCAATCTGCATCCCCAAAGTAATGTATACAAAGGGCAGTGAACGGTTAGAATGTTTATACATTAGAGTTGTTGACACTGCTTGTTACCACCAAAACATCACTAAACTCATGTGTCAGACTGTCAGTTCAAGTAAACAAGTTTATTATTTTCATTTGATTGGTTTACTGATGGAATGTGAATGAGAAGACACATAATAGCACAACAACCTAATGTAAATATCAATAAGCTGGCTATTCTCTGTAACGCCTAAGATCGCTATACTTTCATAAAAAAACTCTATATAAGGTAATCAGAAAATCTCTATTGGTTTGTCTAGGAGATAAATTGAAGGATAAGAATAACTAATTAACTATTAGCTATATGATTAACCCATAGAGCAAACATTTGTGCTCAAGCGATGTTATTTGTCCAGACATGTTTCACTAACAGTACGAAATCAAGCAGGAACCGAAACAAAACAAGATTATGAATGGAGCTCCGTACAGACAGCTAGCCTCCTTGAAGAGTTCACGCTAGCATTGTAGCATTGGACATTACGTATAAAGTTATAACCTCACTCTACCATTCTAAGACACTACAAGTTGTGCGTACTCATATCGAGCAATTGTGTACAAACAGAAACAGAGCTCCTAAATTATTGCAGGACATGTGGTTGTAGCGCAGAATCATGTCATATACTTACTTGTTAAACAACGCATGGACATCCAAGTCGTTCTCCTTTAGCTTTGGACCGGTGCTGTACCAGCCAACAACATGCTCCTTGGCTGCATCCAACAGAAAACGGCCCGTCAGAACAACAGAACCAACCACACAAGGCAGGTGGGTCCAGCATATTATCTGAGAATTCTAAAACAGCGTACCGTTGATCCTCTTGAACATGGAGAACATGGACTCATGGTAATTATGGTCAAGGAACCAGATCCTCGGGTCCTTGTCGTCCTCCTCAAATGGCACTGCAGAATCCCAAGTTGCAAAATCAGAAAACTACCACCGTAGCACTGGCGCATATCCAATCATGCAAGGCCGCAAGAGTTACAGCAATTGACACCGATCGATCTAACTACGTCCACACAGACGGCTGATTCCACGAACCACACAAACCCTAGTAGGGCAGGGACGGGGTTGAAATTTTAGCCATGTGAGTAGACTAATAATGAAATCAACTGTAACACAGTCCAAGGCCACCAAGACATTCTCATGTGTATCACTTACTTGAATCCATGAGAACCTAGATAGTTTTCTCAGTATGTTAGCTTTTCGTCCTGGGGTAAATCTCTCATTATAAGCTCATTTTACAGTGGTCACCATGAATACAAATTTCCAGTGGTGTATAACTACATATGATCTCTATAGCTAACAAAATCCAAGCGCAGTGAACTGAATTAATATCAGAATCTTAAAAAGCAAATTGGTAAACTGAAAGTCAAGACAGCAAGATCTGATACAACAGGATCATGAACATTATACATGAGAAAGTAAGTAAACCCATTAATTATTGTGTTCGTCGCAATAAACTTCAGTTGATATGTAATAACTGGATTAATATACTCATTTCGGGCACATGGGAATACTAATGTAAGAGTGATGGAGTTGAAACAGTTCATGGTGAGATATGACTAGCCTAATAATGATATATAGCTCATAGAGGTTCCCAGAAGATGTTTCCTCGAATTTAGGACCCAGTCAAGATAGATGTAGCAATGTATGTCTAAACGAATGCCAATGAAGACAGCAATGCAGCCGTATGAGTGAACTAACCAGATCAAACTGGTAACAGAATGCAAGAGCAGCAAGTAATACAAGTATTTTTCCAGGTAAGCACTAAGTCCCCCGAACTGTGGCATGCATATGTATGCAAAGTAAAACATTTCTCACTGCCTTGATTGTATATCAATCGGTGTAGCAAAACCAATCTTGTCAATGCATATACTAAGACTCGGAAGAAATCTTCGTCAAACATACACACCAAAAACACATCCCTCTAGACTGGCGGCAGAATGAAATTTATTTATGTATCAGGAAGGAATGATACCCAAGATCTGAGGATTATTATCATGATCTGTCGCTAGAACCCCTAACGGTGTACACACGCAACACACAATTGCATACAACTAGTTTCTGCAACCCGCCTTAAAGCTGGGTTCTACAGATCGAACTAGGTCGACACCCAAGGGGTTGATTCCGCGAAACCCTAGGTCTGTCAGAGGGGCAGATCCCCCGGAGACCTGCGGACGTGCGgcgcaaaccctagaagaagactAGGTCGGTACGGGGTGCTGGCTTACCGGCGTAGGAGTTGGTGACGTCGACGGTGCCGCGGGAGGAGGTGCCGAGGAGCACGCCGACGACGCGCTTGCGCGTGTCGCGGGCGACGCGGTTGTAGTGGTCGACGATGCTGAGCAGCACGAGCGGGTGCACCACCACGCGGTCCAGGGTCCGCCCCGACAGCTGCGCCGCCTTCACCACGTCCATCTCGAGCTCTAGCTAGTGCGGCGGCGGCAGATCTGCGGCGTACGGGCTGCTGCGGTTCTGTTGTGTGCTGCGGCTGCGACGGCGGAGGGGCGGCTTGTGCCTCTTTTCTTTCTTGGTGGGGAAGCGGAGGGCTGTTTTCGGATTTACGGGTTCCGCCGAGGGGTAAAACGGGAAAAAGGACTGGACCCCGTGCCCCGTCTCGCACTCctctcgcctccgcctccaccccgCTCGCTCGCCGGTGGATTCCCCGGCGGTCCTCGACCTCTCTccggcctcatcctcctcgtcgtccggcAGGACGCCACGCCCACTCGTACCGCCGCGCAAGTAAGGCCCCTCCCCTTCTCTCAATCTCCTGCGTGCCCCCCTCCGCGTCCCCGATCTCGCGCCGCCGAATTAGTTGTTGCTACCTTTTTCTGGACGACTGGAGTGCTATCACTTGTGGCCGATTGGCCGCTCCGGCCGAGAACACCGGCCGGGCCGACGACGCCGTGCTCGACCACCTCCTGCAGGGCAGGAGGTCGATGTAAAAAAATATTAATCGGTGCTCTGAATCTGACCGGCAAACAGTGTACTGCCCTAGAAAAACTCTTAACCACATAGCAGAAACTCGGAACCAAGGAAATGGGGTCTAAATCTAGAGTTCAGAATGCTCCTTACTTTGTTTGTCAAAGTACGAGCACGCGGTTCCCTAGCTTCGTCCGACGTGCTCTGCTCCGGCAACTCCTGCTCGGACGCTTTCCCGGTACTGCGTAGTGTCATGTTCCTCGCATAGTTGCGTTGCCCCTTAGGTCAGCCGCAGGAGTTTTTTCCACCTCCTTGCTGCTATTGCATATCTAGCTCCGCTACTAGTTCGGTAGAATGAGTATCTTCAGTAGAAAGGAGAAGCATATGAGTATTATGATGTCATTCCAAGTTGAAACTGGAACCCTTTTTTCTGATGAAAGAGATAGTCAACGGGAGACTGCTATTTGGTTTGACTCAAAATGAAGTAAGACAGATTGTTGGTGATGTTTTTTTCCGAAGATATGCCATGTAAATATGTTCGACGGGTCTCTGGTATGGATATATTGAAACAATGTGTTTGGACTTTGGAACTGTAACAACTGTATCCATGTCACTGATTAATACGCATTCTAGTACAGTAAGTAAACTTCCTTCCCTTATAGGTTAAGAAGCTGTTCTTGTGTCAGTTACACCTACATATCATCGGTTGCAAGTGCAACAAATAAATTTCATTAACGATTTGCTTCTCCTCGAGGTGCTACGTTTCAAAACATGCTGTAACCCCGGTTCCTCCCGGGCCCCGCTTTCCTTCCCTCGTGCGCAGGTTAAGGCGAGATGGCGATGGCTTCGTCGTCGGCGTACCCTCCACCCCCTCCGTTTTACCGGCTGTACAAGGATTTTGAGCAGGACCCCTCGTCTGCGCCGGAACCCCCACCGCCAATCGATGGAGcgtaccaactcttcggcgctacCTACACAGTATGTCGCTTGTCACGTTCTTCTCTGCGGTGTGTCATTGCTTGTGTCAGAGCTGACTCTTGGGTTTGCCTCTCTAGACGGATGTGGTGCTCCCAAGTCTGGAGGATCAAGGTGTTCGGCAGCTCTATCCAAAGGGCCCAGATATCGGTGCGTGTCATTCCTATTGTCATGCATTTGCTTATCTACTGATTTATATATACTTCAGATGGTTACGTTGTGATCTGTTAATGATTATGGCTGCCATGGTAAATCCACTTGCAGTTTTGATTAACTGAAGAGATTGTTCTTATAAAACTAGTTTGAGCGCACAATAAATATTTATCCTATTTTATTTAACTTATCGGGCTGGCTATTTGCAAAACTGATTCACCTGCAGACTTCAAGAAGGAACTAAGGACACTCAACAGAGAGCTCCAACTCCATATCCTGGAACTAGCAGATATTCTAGTGGAGAGGCCGTCTCAATATGCTCGCAGGGTTGAAGatatttcgctcattttcaagaaCCTGCACCATCTTCTTAATTCCCTACGACCACACCAGGTGTGAGCCATGTTTTTTGTTTCATGCGGCGGATTTATATTTCTTCCTATTCACTAGCACCACTCATCTGGAGTTTTCTTTAGGCAAGAGCGACATTGATTCACCTTCTTGAGAACCAGATACAGCGtcgtaagcaagcaattgaggatATAAAGCAGTGAGTAACTGAACTTCCTTTAGGTTGACTTGGTTGCTGAACGAACATACTGTTGTTCTTACATTGGACATGACTGATTCATAGGCAAAGGTAGACATCTAGCTCGTGTGTCTGTACTCAGTACCTCTTGGGGAATACAAGTGTATTATCATTAGCTTGATTACATTAGCTGGTCCCTGATAGTGCTGCACTATAAACTGAAGCAACCATCTTATAACTGTAAATTTGTAATTATCTCAAGGGGAAATGTGTCGTGTAAACATTCATGTTATTCTATCATCCATGTTTATAAGCAGGAAATTGTCAACCAGCAATGCTTATTGTGCTATAATATTAGTCTCTTGTTCTGCACATACCTCTGATTGGGTGAAAGCTCATGCTATAGCTAGTTGCTGCAGTTTAGAAGGCCGAAAGATGCTTCGATCTACAACTAGCTGCTCAGTTCGAAAGATAAAATATAGTTGAAATGATGGTAACTGGTAAAAATTGAATATCAAATCAAGTATTCTTGATTGATTTGTTCATGTGGTGAGCATATGCTGTTACGAATATCAAAACCACTGGTGTATATTTGAACAGACAGTTTATATGGTATGATGCATATTTGTTTGGATCTTTTAACGGGTATAACTATTTAATTAACTCTCCTGATGCTATTGTAGCAATGATATTTTAACATCCCTATTAAGTATTTTCTTTCTGTTAATT includes:
- the LOC124691472 gene encoding 26S proteasome non-ATPase regulatory subunit 7 homolog A-like, with product MDVVKAAQLSGRTLDRVVVHPLVLLSIVDHYNRVARDTRKRVVGVLLGTSSRGTVDVTNSYAVPFEEDDKDPRIWFLDHNYHESMFSMFKRINAKEHVVGWYSTGPKLKENDLDVHALFNNYVPNPVLVIIDVQPKELGIPTKAYYAVEEVKENATQKSQKVFVHVPSEIAAHEVEEIGVEHLLRDVKDTTISTLATEVSSKLAALKGLDARLTEIRGYLDHVIEGKLPLNHEILYHLQDVFNLLPNLNVNELIKAFAVKTNDMMLVIYLSSLIRSVIALHNLINNKMLNKEHEKVEDSKPAAIPAVAGS
- the LOC124686132 gene encoding mediator of RNA polymerase II transcription subunit 7a-like; translated protein: MAMASSSAYPPPPPFYRLYKDFEQDPSSAPEPPPPIDGAYQLFGATYTTDVVLPSLEDQGVRQLYPKGPDIDFKKELRTLNRELQLHILELADILVERPSQYARRVEDISLIFKNLHHLLNSLRPHQARATLIHLLENQIQRRKQAIEDIKQRREEAQRLLGESLVIIDGSQQVMTPM